ACCACCatcattatctttttctctttgtttacCCGTTTTGtctttgttctctttcttccacAAAAAAATAGTTCTTCTTTATATGCACTGTTTTGTGACAATAGTGACACTCCACATTCTTGTACTAAGACTTAGACTTGCTCCTGCTTTTATCTCTACCactgttttgttctttctttttgcttctCCCCCTATTCTCTATAATAAGCACTTCTGAATGAGATGAAGTACCCTGTGTCTTCCTTCTCATCTCCTCATTAAGAGCACCACTCTTTGCCATTTGCATAGATATATCACCATTAGGGGTAGCACTTATCATGGAAACCCAAAATGTCTCCCACGAATCTGATAAAGAGTTTAATAAGAATAAGCCCAATAGATCCTCATCAAATTTTATACCCACTCCTGCTAATTGATCATAGCGTCCttgaaattcactcaagtgattTGAAACCGGAGTTCCTTCCTTGTActtcaactccacaaaatttTTCAGCAAGTACAATTTATTAGTCCCTGACTTAAAGGCATACAAGGACTCAAGCTTATCCCATAAGGTTCTCGCATATGTCTCATTAGCAACAAAATTACATTGTCATCAACAAACTGCCTGATAAATCCACATACCTGTTGATGTTCAAAATCTCATGCTTCATCTGACTTGGATTCTGGCTTATTGGAAGCAAAAACAGGAAGATgcaaatttttcacaaataacAAGTCCTTCATCTTGCCTTTCCATAAGTGATAATTTTCTTCATTCAATGGAATTAATTTTGTATGTGCCTCCATCATTCACGCAAATTAAACAGTCCCTTAACCAAAGAGCTCTGATACGACTCTAATGGGGGAAAGGaccaaaaacaaatataacaacttGGCAAAGAGTTATAACGCAGCAGAAATTCAATCCCCCTTCTTGCGAGAATCTGCgaggagcaccaaacaaatagaacaaagataaaattcaaAGCACAAAtagacaccaacaatttttaacatggaaaacccctcaatgcaagggtaaaaaccacgagtcgttcagaccaaagaaaaatccactatgatcaataatagggtacaaaagaatctccaataataataataccaaaaggtattttcaataagccaaaTTAAGTAAGCACAAATacttacaaatgagaacaaagaagatgaaaattttccaaaacagAGCTGCTGGTGCGGGACTGATTTATCTCAATCTAGACCTCCGATTGACGATCCGAACggtcagaatgaagaaccatatgtctggAACCTACTGGCCAAAAATCAGCTCGATCCAATGGTTAACGACTTCACAGTGTCAAAAACACCAGtgcaggtttagggttatgcgggaatgactttctctctttctttttctctcacttggcttttgtctctcttcaaatgactctcttgtgctctactaatctgacccatctcaTTTTAACCTAATGAGACATAATGGACAACACTATTTGGGTctattctccacataggaagggagCCCAATACCCCAACATACCTATCCTTGattcatacatatatttaatGGGAGAAGCGGCAAACATTTGTCTTTTCCATGTCCATAGCAAATATCTATCCTTAAAGTTTGATTCAAATTGCATTTATCGTCATGATTCTCTGCTAGTTTTCTCCATTGGGAGATCACCTACTGTTTATGGATATTCAAGAAAACAGAAACCTTTGTTGACTCCTAATATCACTATAATGTTTGTGGGTACTGAGAATACATATGGTGAATCCATGGTAGCCAATGATGGTTGGAAACAATATCTGGATCATAAGTGGGACAGAGACGTGGTTTTGGAGGAAACAACCAAGTTTCCTGAACTAACTATGCAAGTATGTAAGTACTTTgtaatcttttaattataaaaaataagatactTATCAGaatttttatatgttgaatCATGTTCAACAGAATGACCTTAAATGAATTTTGGTATTAGCTATTATATAGAAGCATTGATATTCTTTTATCaacttgttttctttgaaatttctGGAGTAACTGCAGTCAGAAACAGAACAACAGCCTCACAAGGTCAGCTTTTATTTGGAAAAAGGGAAGGCCCCAAATGTCGTCAAAGCTCTCTCAACACGTTTGGAGAAACGTGGGGTGAGATTATAGTTCTTTGTGTCCAACTTAATATTATATACTTAATATTAATCAGCTCAAacccaaaagaaatataataaaaggtatATTTCTCATTATCTCTTGGATATTACTTTCTTAGGCGAATGAAACTTTTTTCGTGCTAGCAATTTCATAATTTCACATGAAGACTCTCCTTTAGAGGTGTTTTTAAATTCATGGAAGAATCTGATCATTTAGCTTCTAATGATTCCTTTACCCTTTTCTATCTGCAAGTTTTTCTCTAATATACTTCAAAATCCATCCTTGTTATGTTCTATATTCTGGTTGATCATTCATAAAAGAGATTGTCATGTGTGTTAGAATGTGATTAAATTATGTATCTATGATGAATTGACTACATGAGTCAAGAAATATATGTAGGAATTTACTCTGCTTAAGTGtagatttaaaataaagatatatgtTGTATTTTGTTATCTTCATTTAATAGTTTCAAATTTCATTGTTTCATAGCACTTGAAACTAGATTTCTGACTGATTCTCCTTGGTCAGTGTGGGCTAATCATGGGGATGGTATAAGCATACTCCTCAAACTACTGGTGTAAATTGGTAAGAGGAGATATCTCTTCAAATATGGTTAAAATAACCTGAGGTTGTTTAAAATCTCAATAATCAGTATCATACTTGAGTTTTAACTTAAACGGAATATACAATATTTAAGTCTTCTTGTGCATTGTGGATGGAATAGTTCTATTCTATTTATTGAAACTAGTTCTTTGATTTTTGCAGTAAATACAATTGTAGCATATGGCATATAGATGTTGGAATGTCCAGTGGAGTTCTTAATTCAAGACCAGAGGTAAAGCAAATCCGTGACCATAAtgtaattattcaaaatttacataaaaaaaatgttgttgagTCAATATGATTTTACGAAGTAAATTCAGTTTATTATGTAGACAGTTCCTGTTTCTTTATAATCATTATCGACATAACTGTAAAGAGTTCATATTTTCCAGGTTCTAGAAATTATAGATAATNAAGCAAGAGTTATAAGGTGCAAAAGGAACCGACACAGTGAACTTCAAGCTGCTGCATATACTTAAGGGACAAACAAAATGATTTTACAGGTATATTGATTAAAAGTGTATTGATGGTTGTGTTACTTAGTTGAAATGTTGGAAGTAATTGTTACTCATAGACAATATACTTTGGAAGTTGAAAGATTCTACCAAATAATGGTTCTCTCCGcctattaaatttatatatagttaGTGTTTGATTCCATATACTCTTGACGAGAAGATGCtgtaaaacttaaatattatgtATGCCCTGAtatttgttaattgtttttctatCTTGAAATGTAACTTTAAGCTGTTATAATCAATATTTCCCAACTTGTTNTGAACATTCTTATAGNTGTGGTTCAATTTCATGTCTTGAAAATGATGTATTTCGCACATTAGTGATTTAATTAGTAGGAAGTAGTAGCAAAGTTTTCATTGATAAATTATGATTCCATGAAGGTTCTTCTTTACTGTTTCACTCAGTAATTCTTTCTTTTGCAAATATATTCATGTGAAGAATCAAACCAACACTCTAGTACACTATTCTTTTTTTACTTGCGCAGCTCTTGTCCAGCATTACGTTTCTTTTTCTCATCTCCATTCTATCAAGTCTAGTCTTCTACTTCCTGGTTGGGCTGGAAGATCAATTTAGCTTGTTAATGTACTTTGTGCTCAATTTTTTCATGACTTTGCTGCTGAATGAAGGAATTATGTTAGAATTTCTGGTTGTAGCTTCCTGTTTCACACAACATGAAACAAACAACCTGTCCATGCAACTGGCAGAGCATCACTGTCATTCCCATGAAGTTGTGCCATTCAGCTGCCTCCTTGCAAAGCCAGTACTAGTTTACTTTGCCATGTAACTTCTCTCAATATTTAGTCAACTCTCCCCGGATTGATAGGATAGCAGAATTCCCAttagaatttcaataaaatgattattgGTTGTATGATGTGAACATTTAGAAATTAGAATATGGTGTAAGTATCTTTGATCACctgtaaattaaaaattccTGACGCAAGGATAGATTAGTTgtcttagtttattttaatttttaggaaacattaattgtatttttaatgtttacagcttatatttaatgtttatatttaattttggttcatttgtgataatcaaataatttgaataataaaaaaataaattatttacattttcgGCGGTTTTGACAAAACCTCGGTAAATTTCGACGGTTTTGACAAAATCCTCAGTATTTTCGGtgattttcacaaaatttctgGTATTTTTAGCGGTTTTCACAAAACCCCCACTAATAGTGACGCAACTTTTTTCAGTAATTTTTCACTGCTTTTTCAGAAGTTTTTCTAATTTCGGATAAAAATGTCCATTTTATAggttagaaaaattaatctcattaggtatataaaaaagaaaatgaaatttgtccAAATAAATAAGTACACTAATCAACTCATCCGTTTAATcggataaaaaattaagaaacatatACATTTGGATATTTGgacagaagaaaatgaaaatagtcaAAAAAAACCTTAAGAATTGATTTGTagttgaagaaaaacaaataaacatgttaaataaaggaataaaatgaaattggatcTAATAAGACCTTTAATTATTGATGGCCTAAGTTGATCttattatgataaataagtaaataaattccAATTAAAAACGAACTACagataaatacaataataagaataagaGTCTCAATCTCTAAACTTTGGATTATAATTTCTCATAAGGGTAAATATGACACATTTAGTATGTTGTCAGAGCAtcattagataatttttttttctttttaatatatacttatGCACCTTTTATATTTggttatcttaatttatttacttcatgaaaaatatatgaaataataatttattttttgtgaatgaaaatgtctatttatttaaaacagctaagaactaaataaaactcgacttaatttaattttaaaagtatatatcaattaattcattgatttaatttatgttgatAGGCAGCTGTAtattagagccgtcaaaatgggttataatccgcgagccaacccggcccgtcacgggttcggatCAGGTtggttttgaaaaatacaatccaCTTACAtgcaggtcagatttcaacccggctcatttagacccgNctcatgcgggttgaacccgtggtgagccgggttggcccaccaacccacctacctaattttatttttttaatttattattttatttatgaaaccctaaaaaataaaatattttctttactcactgtgtataccaaaaaagtaacctctgatctcacaaatcactctcacggtactttcTCTCGTTTAACGGtgctcacttcactgaaattcttcaaggagcaggtaaaacaccctttcttttttctccaatttttgttttctcacttctctttctttttattttcaaaaaccctataatgacaaaaataggggtttgcgaatttgttttttgttctgggaaatttgaagacatggaatgattttttcatattCACTAGTGCAATCAAGAGAAATGGCATCGGTTATTTTCGCTTATAGGCACCGGTTCCGCAACCGAGACATATGCAGGCGAGGTAAAAAGTCTATCACTTTTTGCCTCAGTTCAGAACcgagacaaaaaa
The window above is part of the Vigna radiata var. radiata cultivar VC1973A unplaced genomic scaffold, Vradiata_ver6 scaffold_258, whole genome shotgun sequence genome. Proteins encoded here:
- the LOC106755410 gene encoding probable sucrose-phosphatase 3b, which codes for MDNTIWVYSPHRKGAQYPNIPILDSYIYLMGEAANICLFHVHSKYLSLKFDSNCIYRHDSLLVFSIGRSPTVYGYSRKQKPLLTPNITIMFVGTENTYGESMVANDGWKQYLDHKWDRDVVLEETTKFPELTMQVLTAVRNRTTASQGQLLFGKREGPKCRQSSLNTFGETWVWANHGDGISILLKLLV